In the genome of Nycticebus coucang isolate mNycCou1 chromosome 12, mNycCou1.pri, whole genome shotgun sequence, the window CCAGTCTATCACACAAGCAAACTCACAGGAGCACTGGCTGCACCCTAAGCCGGAATGTGCTGGGAAGGACAGCAGGAGGGGTAGGAcctgggaggggctggggagtTCTGGGTAGTTTTCCCCAAGAGTCCACTCACTGAGATAGAGCCCCAGGGAAGTAAAGAATAACATTTGGTCTTTGTCAAAAAACAAGCAAGGGGGAGGGGCAAGGGAACAGACAGCCAGTGTCACACAGCTGCCAAGGTCAATCTGGAGCTAggggttggggggtggagggACTAAGACGGATGGGAATAGCTCCTAGGGCTCACCCATTCCCTGAACTCACTCATCAAGTACTAGAAAAGACAAGTGGAAAGGATTAAACAGGCCCTCCCCAGAAcagcaaaggagagaaaatgtCTGTGCCTGCCTGAGTGTGCAGGTGAGCAGGCACCTGCTTGAGGTGAAACGCACTCCTGCATCCAGCCTCATGCCCCTCCACCCCAGGATGAGAGGAGGAGGCCTCCTCACCTCCCAGCCTGGGCTGGGGTAGGAATGGGGAATgtgctcctcctcccctctcctgatCCTCACCCCCCAGCTGCCGGGCAAGGTCTTAGGTTGCCTCTTGAGACACCCCCCTACACCCATCCCCAGACACAAATATGGAAGAAACATGATTAGAGGGATCCTGCTAGTGAGGGAGTGGAAGCATATTTGCTGGCTGAGCAGCACTCCCACCTAGAAGATTaagatttccttcctttctgcaaCTGCCTCCAGTATCTCCCCTGAGGAAAGAAACTGAAATGGGAATTCTAGGGTCCCCATGAGGTCACAGTTTCTAAGGTGACCTCACACAGCAGGAAAGAAGAGTCGTCTCAGATAAGGGGGAAGGCGGTTCAGAGATAATAGGCGGAAGAACCCAGGGAGAAAAGCGTTAGGGGAGGTATGCTTGCTTCTTTCCCATAAGCTGGCTCTGTGAAAAGTGAGAGGGCCAATGACCTTAGGGTGTGGTCTACAGTAAAGTAAGCAGAAACATCAGGTGTGAGGGGCAATCCATAGGAAAGGGGTGCCCCAGGCTGCTCGGATCTTAGTGGAACGGGGGAAGGAGTTGGAGacgaggaggagggagagaaataaGTGGTTAGAGGAGCTCCCCGGGGATGTTTTATGGGTCCATCAGAGATGAGGTTGAAGAGGTCATGCAAATGAGGCAAGCGGGTGAGAGGCCAGCCCATTCTACAGGTGCGCAGATatgcaaataaaaagaagagggGGGTAATCTCTCACAACGCTGGGCCAGAGACGCTGGGCGTTTTGCGCAAACTAGAAGTGCGTTCACGGCCTAGGAGTTTTTAAAGCAGGGAAGAGGTGGTCGCAGGCTTATGCCTATCAGGAGGAGTCGATGGCCAGGTGAGTGGGCGGGCCAACACGACAGCTGGGCGGGGAACAAGCGGGGGCGGAGCTATGCAAATGAGGGTCCCGGTCGGGCCCTGGGCCCGTGCGCACTTaccagcctgggtgatgtctGACAGGTCGTAACTGCGGGCCGCGCCCCGGGGGAAGTGCTTCAAGCGTCGGTTAGACAGGTTCAGGGTTCCGGTGGCCACGGCCTCCTCTAGGGCCCGCTCTGCACTGCGGCTCCCGGGCAGACCCGGAGACCCTGGCACGGAGGTCGTGGCCGCCGCTTCCTCACCACCCGCAGCAAGAGGAGCCGCTACTGCCGCCGCCATCCGCTCCCGGCGGCTCCTGCCGCTTGACTGACGGGACCGgccgtccctccttccctctccccctccccctccttggAGCCGCCGTAGTCGCCTCAAGGGGGAGGAAGTGGGGTCAGGGACCGAGCGGACCAATCGTGGTCCCGAGGCGCGTCAGAAGCGGCTAATCAGAATCCGCCGGGGGGTGGGGCCTCCGGCACAGGAGTCTGGCGAGAGAAGGGAGGGGGTCTAGACTGGAGCGCTCGCCAACGGCCGTCGCTCCAGGTCGGCCCGCCCCGCGCAGCCGCATCCAATCACAATGCTTAGGGCTGGAGATGGAGCCAATCAACCAGGAGGCGGGGGTGCCGGCGCTCAACTAGAAGGGCTAGAAGCCGAAAGAACGCAGGCAGGGAGCGCCTAGCCCTCTTCCAAGGAAGACCAATCGCAAGCAAGATACAGGGAAGTGACTGTCAAGAAGACCAATTAAGTCGTCCAGAGGGAACCTGGCCCGGCCTCTTCTGTGAGGGACGGCTCTACCTACCAATAACATGGGCGAGAAGGAGGTCCCTTCGCTAAGGAGGAGGCGGGTGAGCTAGAACTTTGAGGCTGAGGTAAAGAATGAGAGCACGGCGAGCTGGGCTGGCTGGGAATTCAGATGGGGCTGGAGTAGCAAGCCGGACGTGTTAGTGAGCTAGCCAGCATCGAGGGCGTGAAAGAGCTTGAAGGGAGCCGGGTGACTGTCCAAAGCCAGTGCGCAGGCGGTTGTCGCCGCCTAAGGGGTCGCGCAGGCCACTTCCGGCTGCTGAGGCTCTCGGGACCCCCGGGCTGGGGGAGGGCGGGCGGCCTTCCAGAGCCTGGAAACTCCCAGTTCGCGTAGGGAGGAAGTAGGTAGAGTGTTGCCTGACCTGCATCCTCACCAGAGGAGCTCCCTTGGGCAGGATTGAGATGGCCACACGTGGGGACCAATCACTTAGAACAAGCCTGTCGAatgtagaaactgaggcagagggaaGTCCATGAGTTAAGCAAAATCAAACAGCAAGTTCCCTCACGGCTGGCCCTAGAAGGCAGGTCTCATTCCTTCACATGGAGCCCTTCCACGCTTCCTCAGCTTTCACAGGGGACTTTTTTCTACTCACCACCTCTTGTTTGCCTCCTGGGGTGAAATAGATAAAGGGGGCTCAAATGCAAGAGGAAGCggaaatgctttttctgtctaCTTGGAGGTCTTCGAAGTGGCGTTAAGTCCCACAGTCCCCTTAGTATGTTGGTAGTTGTCCAGCCACAAGAACTTTCCTAAGTCATACCTTAGATGTTGATATTCCTAAACAGTTACTGAATTACTAAAATTGCATCTTAGGGTATCCCAAACTTGCTCTTTACCAGTCACCATACATAAAGGAGTTTGATTGGAGAGCCAGTCTGTTAGCGCAATGAATGACAGATCTGTAATACCTATAGGGAGGGCTAGTTGTCCAGCAGGACCAAGTTCCTCTTAGCTCCTTTAAGAGCCTGCTAGTCCTTAGATTTGTTGATGCAGATCTTCTGCTTGGAAGTGGACAGACTCAACCCCAACTCTTGCTGTTTCTCGTCATAAGTGTCATCACCCATAAGACAGAAGCTACTAGCAAAGACTCTGGAAGAGATCCTAAACTTTCAGAGCAAATCTATACTTCTCCTACCCTAATAAGTTACCCTTCATATATTCAATGATATTGCTGTCCCTCAGGAAAGCAGTCTGCTTTTGGATATGTTTTTCAAAAGCCTGTAAAGTTTGTACTGAATTGTCCCCACTGTCACCTGGTGCATGCTTTTGTGAGCTAAGTGGTCTTTAGTACCTTTCCCTCTCAACTGTCAAACTGAGTTTATACTCTTGAGCTACAAATCTCTGGAGACCCCAGCCTGCTAAGATGTGAAGAATTCACCAGTGTTTCTCTACAGAATTAGTGATAAAAGGGCCTCAAGGCCTCAAGTGGGAAAACTTCTTACTACTCTGAAAGAAAAGGCCTCATTGACCAGTAGTTCACACTTTATTTCTCCAATAGAATGCATGTCCCTGGAGCCATGGAAAGGCTAGAGATGAGTTAGAACCCAGAAGCTATCTAAGAGATAACATCCTGGGCAAGGTTGGGAATAGGTCACAGTGGCTGGACAGTGAGGTCACAGAGAGGTTTGTTTGCCCCAGACTCCATGGGGGAGGGGCCTAGGCACAGGGACCTCGAGGTCTCCCAAGCCCAGGCAGGGGACATGGTGTGGGAAAGGCAGCAGGGACAGGGGCCAGGGAGCCGAGTACTGGGGGGCCAAGGGGCCTGGAGAGATGAGagcaggagcagggagggggcagTCAGGATGGTGAGGAGAAGCCGGAGACAGAAGCTGCCAAAATTCACCACCGGGCTGTGCGGACGGGAGGAGGGGCTCAGGGTGAGGGAGGTGGCCACAAGAGATTTGGGAGGGGTTATTTAGAGAAGCTGGGTCAAGGAACAAGGCAGACAGGGAGGGATGGCCCATGAACCTGGAAAGAGAGATGGGAGGATTTGACAGCATCAAGCTGGAGTCAGATGAGCCCCAAGATAGGAGTCAATGAAAGACAggctaagaaaaggaagaaaaggtgggCCCTCACAGAGCCCCTATGCTCCCCTTTCTCCTTGGGTAGGTGAAGCGGAGCTGCCCTTCTTGTGGCCCAGAGCCTGGGGgtgaagagaaggggagagggaaccCAATTTCTTTCCAGTTGTTCCCCCCTGAGCTGGTGAGTCCTGGGGGGTGTTGAGAACAATAGGACTGGGAGCCCTACCACTGAAGGGCTACTGATGacccccacttcctccctcctgtTACCAGGTGGAGCACATCATTTCATTCCTCTCAGTCAGAGATGTAGTCGCCCTAGGCCAGACCTGCCACTACTTCCACGAAGTGTGTGATGCTGAGGGCGTATGGAGACGCATCTGTCGCAGGCTCAGTCCACGACTCCGAGAGCAGGGTTCTGGGGTCCGGCCCTGGAAGAGAGCGGCCATTCTTAACTGTACACCTTCCCCAGAGCCTCCATTTCTCCTGGCCTCTGTCCTACCTATACTCTGTGCTCTATAAAGTTGCTTGATGACCTCTGCACTCCCAGCCAGCCATCTAGGGCCCTTTTCTCTGAAGTAATGTCTCCAATTCAAACATACTCTGTGGAGTACTTCTTCCAAGCCTCTGGAATCATCCTCCAAAAGATGCCCCACCCACAGCCCCCGTTAGCATCCCTGCCAAGCCGCCCTCTATATTCAAACCCTTAACCAATCTTACCCTGTGCAGGGCCCACTTCCCAAACATGGAGTTATCCCTCCTCTAAACAAGGGTTTCTCAACTGTGTCACTATTGATACTTTGGGTAAAATAATTCTTTGCTATAGGGGGCTGTCCTATGTGCTGCCAAGTGTTTAGCAATATTTCTGGCCTCTACCCATTAGATACCAATAGCAGTTCCCCTAGTTGTGACACCCAGTGTCTCCTGAGGGATAAAATCACCCACAACTTGAGAACCATGCTCTAAATCTCTCCCCTCTTCAGTGAGATAAGAGGGATCCAGAAAGCAGATCTAGAGCTGGGGGTGACAGGGTGACTAGCCTTCCTCAGTcattcctttcccctcctcttgcTGCTGCTtttgtgtcattttattttccttgatgtCTCTGAGGGAAGACCAAAGAAGTGGTTGGACCAAGGAATTGCTCACTAAGAAGCACATAGATGACCCTGGGCTGAGGTGGGACAGAGACTATAGTTCATACGTGGGGTGTAATCCAGATTTTCTTTCTACATCTACTTTGGAAGGGGTCTATAACTCAGTCCTGGACATAGGAAGGAGTTAAATACCAAGGTGCCTAAGAAATCTAGTTTGCCCAAGCTCTGACTCCTCTCCCTCATGTCATCCCATCCCTTGAATCTtccatctccttcctcctccagaCACAAAGGGCCTGTATTTCCAGGCTTTTGGAGGTCGCCGCCGATGTCTCAGCAAGAGTGTGGCCCCGCTGCTAGCCCATGGCTACCACCGCTTCTTGCCCACAAAGGACCATGTCTTCATTCTTGACTACGTGGGAACCCTCTTTTTTCTCAAAAACGCCCTGGTCTCCTCCACCCTTGGCCAGATCCAGTGGAAGCGGGCCTGCCGCTATGTTGTATTGTGTCGTGGAGCCAAGGATGTGAGTGGTAGAACCCTGGCAGCTTAGAACCCAGCCCTCCTCTAGGGACCCAGGCCTGAGATGTCTTCCTCAGGACATCTGCCCTCCCATACCAGGAACCTGAAAACAAGTCCTCATTTCCCAATCCAGGACCTAAGTGTCTCATCTCCCACCCCAGGACCCAGTTGCCCCAGCCTCATGTCCTTTCTTTTCCCACAGTTTGCCTCAGACCCAAGATGTGACACAGTTTACCGTAAATACCTCTATGTCCTAGCCACTCGGGAGCAGCCCGGAGTGGTAGGCACAACCGGCAGCCGCGTGTGTGATTGTGTTGAGGTCTATCTGCAGTCCAGTGGGCAGCGGGTCTTCAAGATGACATTTCACCACTCCATGAGCTTCAAACAGATTGTACTCGTTGGTCAAGAGACCCAGCGGGCTCTGCTGCTTCTCACAGGTGTGGCCTAAAGCAGTGGTTTGCAAATTGCTGCCCACAGATTCTTCAGGACCTGTCATGGAGTGGGGGAAGAAGTGCAGGGGGAAGCCTCTTAGATAGGGTTCTGCATCCCACCTCATCCTGGTCTCAGTCGAGATAACTGTGTTTTTGTCTGTCTAGCAGTCTAGGATTCTGgatgatgtttcttttttcttttggttttttttttttttttttgagacagagtctcactgtgttacccttggtagagtgctgtggcatcacagctcacagcaacatcaaactctcggacttaaaagagattctcttgcgtcagcctcccaagtatctgggactataggcgcccaccacaacacccagttatgcATGTTTCATGTGAATAAAGGGCCTTGCTGCCAAAAAAATTGTTTggaaaccactgctctagtgaatgcctgattttttaaattcttatctcCCCAACTTCCACGCCAGGCACTCACTTTATACTGAAAACTACTTCTCGGTGTGTCCTGTACTTGCCCACATCCCCAAGCCTGAGACCCTCTGGATTTATGAATGCTAAGAAGGGCCCTAAATTCCTAGATCTGTCAGTCAAATTGAATTCTGCCAAATCTAAATGCTaagttttctctccctctctgggaGACTCTTCCCTTAtttcatttctactctttttctttcctccttactCTAGGACAATAAATGTTTCATCTCAAATAGCTTAGGGAGTCTGCTGGAACACTATCATGGATATTGGAGAGTCCCCTTCCCAACATAATTGTCTGTCTCTCCTCCTGACCCCCAGAGGAAGGAAAGATCTACTCTTTGGTAGTGAATGAGACCCAACTGGACCAGCCCCGTTCCTATACAGTTCAGCTGGCCCTAAGGAAGGTTTCCCGTTGCCTACCTCATCTGCGTGTGGCCTGCATGGCTTCCAACCAGAGCAGTACCCTCTACATCACGGGTAAGAAACACCTGCCTTCCTCTCAAGACCCCAGCCTCAGACAGACCCTCCAAATGCTGACATCCCTCACCCTTATGCAAGCTCTTTGGTGAACACTTTAGGGCATCCTAGTGAAAAAATGTGTTTAGGTTCCCAGGCATCATAACTGATGCATTTCTAATGGGCGTGAGACTCCCTGGATCTTGCAGTTTTCATCCCGGGTGGGGCTTTATCCTTAGGAAATGGGTGCCCAAAGCTGCTAAGCTGAGGGCTCCTGACCCCCCAGACCAGGGGGGAGTATATTTTGAGGTGCATACCCCAGGGGTGTATCGTGATCTCTTTGGGACCCTTCAAGCCTTTGACCCCCTGGACCAGCAGATGCCACTTGCTCTCTCACTGCCTGCCAAGGTAGGATACTGGAGGGATGGGGCAGACCAGAGTTCTGAGGCTTCAGGGTTTGGAAAGTACTGAGGGTTTGAAATATGGCAGGAATCAAATGATTGATCAGGAGGGACAGGGGACTCAGGGAGGGGGTGAACATAGAGGGCAAGGCCAAAAGAGGTTAGCTGGGGATGGCAGCTTAGTGGTTGGGAGATTCCAGAGCTAACTGAATGCctacctcccttttctttcctttttctttctttctttttttttttttttttgcagtttttggccagggctaggtttgaacctgtcacctccggcatatggggccagtgccctactattttgaggcatatggggccggtgacctactcctttgaaccacaggcgccaccccccctaCCTCCCTTTTCTATCTTAACCTCTTAGATCCTTTTCTGTGCTCTTGGCTATAATCACCTTGGCCTGGTGGATGAATTTGGCCGAATATTCATGCAAGGAAATAACAGATATGGGCAGCTGGGAACAGGGGACAAAATGGACCGAGGGGAACCCACACAGGTGAGACTACTTCCCAGCAACTCTCATCCAGACCCCTTTCCTCCAATTTCCTAAACTGGATCTGTCTACTTCTCTAATTTCCATAGAATCCACTTTCTACTCCCCAGGAGAGTTAACCCAGTCAGTATGTAATGACTATGGGACTGTTGCAGGTTTCACCCAGGGTTGGCACTGAGACGTCAGGTTTCTGTGCAGTGCACCCTGTTAAGTGCAATGGGAATTTAGTGAAAGGTGGGGGCCCTGGATGGGCTAGAATAACTAGGAGAGGTGAGGTGTGAGCATGGCCTCATGGGTTAGATAGGATTCAGGTGGAGTAGGGAAAGGCATTCCATGGGAATGGGGTCAGGGACAAAGCTTGTATATACCTGGGACATTGACAAGATCGGCCTGACCAAAGCACAGAGGGAGTATTAGGAATCGGTGAGATATGGGGTGGTATAGATGGGCACAAGTCCAGAAAGGTATAGACTTGGGGAAGAGTTACTGCAAGTTCTAAAACAGGAGAAGGCATTCCCCAAGGGATGTCTGAGAACATGTCAGCTGGCCTCAGTGCACAGGAGATGAGAGTGGGAAGCCCACTAGGAGGCTGTTGAGTGATGGCAGCACTTGAAACAAGGGTCTGAGATTAGTACAGTAGCAGCACGAATAGAAAGGAACAGATATAGGAGgtgtttttgaagaaaatgacCAGACCCTCAAAATTGATTAGATGTAAGAAGAAGGATATCAGGCAAAGCTGGCTCCTGAACAAAGATTGTATCACTAATAAATGTGAGATTTGGAAAGGGATACTGGTTTGAGGGGAAAGAAGGAGTAAATTTGGACTTCTTGCAGTGAGACTAAAACACTAAATTGGAAATTGGAAtaaggtagaaagaaaaagaaatagagatagaAGAGCAACTCAGAGTCCCGTtcctccccccccgcccccccccccggAGGCAGGAGATGACAAAGAGATGCTTCTGAGTTTGGAGGCATACCCCTCTAACATCATATCCCAGAAGCATGGAAGTAAGAAGTTTCAGACAGGGTGGTTAATGGTGATAGTGTGACAATGCAGGTGTACATTTACTGATATGGAAAGATGGTCATATGATATTTTTACGTCAAAAAATACTTATGACCCCAGGTATGGCAActcaggcctgcaatcctagcactctggg includes:
- the FBXO24 gene encoding F-box only protein 24 isoform X2; translated protein: MGEKEVPSLRRRRVKRSCPSCGPEPGGEEKGRGNPISFQLFPPELVEHIISFLSVRDVVALGQTCHYFHEVCDAEGVWRRICRRLSPRLREQGSGVRPWKRAAILNYTKGLYFQAFGGRRRCLSKSVAPLLAHGYHRFLPTKDHVFILDYVGTLFFLKNALVSSTLGQIQWKRACRYVVLCRGAKDFASDPRCDTVYRKYLYVLATREQPGVVGTTGSRVCDCVEVYLQSSGQRVFKMTFHHSMSFKQIVLVGQETQRALLLLTEEGKIYSLVVNETQLDQPRSYTVQLALRKVSRCLPHLRVACMASNQSSTLYITDQGGVYFEVHTPGVYRDLFGTLQAFDPLDQQMPLALSLPAKILFCALGYNHLGLVDEFGRIFMQGNNRYGQLGTGDKMDRGEPTQVPLCACSLCSTRECLYMLSSHDIEHHPSYRDLPANRVVGTPEPSLGAGAPQDPGGAARACEEYLSQIHSCPTLQDRMEKMKEIVGWMPLMAAQKDFFWEALDMLQKAAGGGGSGPPTPES
- the FBXO24 gene encoding F-box only protein 24 isoform X1, whose translation is MGEKEVPSLRRRRVKRSCPSCGPEPGGEEKGRGNPISFQLFPPELVEHIISFLSVRDVVALGQTCHYFHEVCDAEGVWRRICRRLSPRLREQGSGVRPWKRAAILNYTKGLYFQAFGGRRRCLSKSVAPLLAHGYHRFLPTKDHVFILDYVGTLFFLKNALVSSTLGQIQWKRACRYVVLCRGAKDFASDPRCDTVYRKYLYVLATREQPGVVGTTGSRVCDCVEVYLQSSGQRVFKMTFHHSMSFKQIVLVGQETQRALLLLTEEGKIYSLVVNETQLDQPRSYTVQLALRKVSRCLPHLRVACMASNQSSTLYITDQGGVYFEVHTPGVYRDLFGTLQAFDPLDQQMPLALSLPAKILFCALGYNHLGLVDEFGRIFMQGNNRYGQLGTGDKMDRGEPTQVHYLQRPIALWCGLNHSLVLSQSSDFSKELLGCGCGAGGRLPGWPKGSASFVKLHVKVPLCACSLCSTRECLYMLSSHDIEHHPSYRDLPANRVVGTPEPSLGAGAPQDPGGAARACEEYLSQIHSCPTLQDRMEKMKEIVGWMPLMAAQKDFFWEALDMLQKAAGGGGSGPPTPES
- the FBXO24 gene encoding F-box only protein 24 isoform X3, translating into MGEKEVPSLRRRRVKRSCPSCGPEPGGEEKGRGNPISFQLFPPELVEHIISFLSVRDVVALGQTCHYFHEVCDAEGVWRRICRRLSPRLREQGSGVRPWKRAAILNYTKGLYFQAFGGRRRCLSKSVAPLLAHGYHRFLPTKDHVFILDYVGTLFFLKNALVSSTLGQIQWKRACRYVVLCRGAKDFASDPRCDTVYRKYLYVLATREQPGVVGTTGSRVCDCVEVYLQSSGQRVFKMTFHHSMSFKQIVLVGQETQRALLLLTEEGKIYSLVVNETQLDQPRSYTVQLALRKVSRCLPHLRVACMASNQSSTLYITDQGGVYFEVHTPGVYRDLFGTLQAFDPLDQQMPLALSLPAKVPLCACSLCSTRECLYMLSSHDIEHHPSYRDLPANRVVGTPEPSLGAGAPQDPGGAARACEEYLSQIHSCPTLQDRMEKMKEIVGWMPLMAAQKDFFWEALDMLQKAAGGGGSGPPTPES
- the FBXO24 gene encoding F-box only protein 24 isoform X4, with translation MGEGPRHRDLEVSQAQAGDMVWERQQGQGPGSRVLGGQGAWRDESRSREGAVRMVRRSRRQKLPKFTTGLCGREEGLRVKRSCPSCGPEPGGEEKGRGNPISFQLFPPELVEHIISFLSVRDVVALGQTCHYFHEVCDAEGVWRRICRRLSPRLREQGSGVRPWKRAAILNYTKGLYFQAFGGRRRCLSKSVAPLLAHGYHRFLPTKDHVFILDYVGTLFFLKNALVSSTLGQIQWKRACRYVVLCRGAKDFASDPRCDTVYRKYLYVLATREQPGVVGTTGSRVCDCVEVYLQSSGQRVFKMTFHHSMSFKQIVLVGQETQRALLLLTEEGKIYSLVVNETQLDQPRSYTVQLALRKVSRCLPHLRVACMASNQSSTLYITDQGGVYFEVHTPGVYRDLFGTLQAFDPLDQQMPLALSLPAKILFCALGYNHLGLVDEFGRIFMQGNNRYGQLGTGDKMDRGEPTQVHYLQRPIALWCGLNHSLVLSQSSDFSKELLGCGCGAGGRLPGWPKGSASFVKLHVKVPLCACSLCSTRECLYMLSSHDIEHHPSYRDLPANRVVGTPEPSLGAGAPQDPGGAARACEEYLSQIHSCPTLQDRMEKMKEIVGWMPLMAAQKDFFWEALDMLQKAAGGGGSGPPTPES